The proteins below come from a single Eucalyptus grandis isolate ANBG69807.140 chromosome 3, ASM1654582v1, whole genome shotgun sequence genomic window:
- the LOC104420829 gene encoding oligopeptide transporter 4 — MGTPEQPPPLATAAVAKPFELDGAVDEDDLSPIEEVHLTVPNTDDPTLPVWTFRMWFLGLLSCALLSFLNQFFSYRTEPLFITQITVVVATLPIGRFMAAMLPEAKFRIPGLGPRLFSLNPGPFNMKEHVLISIFANAAVSAYGVRIVNIIKAFYHRRISFRAGWLLIITTQVLGYGWAGLLRKYVVEPAHMWWPANLVQVSLFRALHERDEKHMSRAKFFLIALICSFSWYVVPGYLFSTVSNISWVCWAFSNSVTAQQIGSGMKGLGVGALTLDWTVVSSYLGSPLISPLFATVNVFAGYTFIVYVVIPTAYWGFNLYSANRFPIFSSQLFTAQGQRYKITAIVNDKFELDIPKYEEQGRIHLSAFFALTYGFGFATIASTLTHVAFFYGREIYERYRASHKGKADIHTKLMRRYKDIPSWWFHLLLVVILVVSLLLCILMNDQVQLPWWGLLFASALAFVFTLPISIITATTNQTPGLNVITEYLMGIILPGRPIANVCFKTYGYISMVQAVFFLSDFKLGHYMKIPPRSMFLVQLIGTILAGTVNIAVAWWLLNSVTNICQDDLLPSDSPWTCPSDRVFFDASVIWGLAGPRRIFGALGNYREINWFFLGGAIGPIIVWLLHKAFPKQSWIPLINLPVLLGATGMMPPATPLNYNAWVLVGTIFNFFVFRYRKQWWQRYNYVLSAALDAGTAFMAVLLYFSVGMENKSITWWGTNGEHCELAACPTAKGIEVDGCPIN; from the exons ATGGGCACACCGGAGCAACCACCGCCGCTAGCCACTGCCGCCGTCGCCAAACCATTCGAACTCGATGGCGCTGTCGATGAGGACGACCTCTCGCCCATCGAGGAGGTCCACCTCACTGTGCCCAACACTGACGACCCGACCTTGCCTGTCTGGACTTTCCGCATGTGGTTCTTGGGCCTCCTCTCGTGTGCCCTCCTCTCATTCCTCAACCAGTTCTTCTCCTACCGCACTGAGCCCCTCTTCATCACCCAGATCACCGTCGTGGTCGCCACCCTCCCCATTGGCCGGTTCATGGCTGCTATGCTGCCCGAGGCCAAGTTCCGGATCCCCGGGCTCGGCCCCCGGCTCTTCTCGCTCAACCCGGGACCCTTCAACATGAAGGAGCACGTGCTCATCTCCATATTTGCCAATGCCGCCGTGTCGGCTTATGGCGTCAGGATAGTGAACATCATCAAGGCGTTTTATCACCGGCGCATTTCCTTCCGTGCCGGGTGGCTTCTCATCATCACGACGCAG GTGTTGGGATACGGATGGGCAGGGCTGCTGAGGAAGTACGTAGTGGAACCAGCCCACATGTGGTGGCCTGCTAACCTCGTCCAGGTCTCCTTGTTCCG GGCTTTACATGAGAGGGACGAAAAGCACATGTCACGGGCAAAATTCTTCCTCATTGCACTGATCTGCAGCTTCTCATGGTATGTTGTCCCCGGATACCTCTTTTCCACCGTCAGCAATATATCATGGGTCTGCTGGGCATTCTCCAACTCAGTCACCGCCCAACAGATCGGTTCAGGTATGAAAGGCCTTGGAGTTGGAGCCTTGACGCTCGACTGGACAGTGGTCTCGTCCTACCTGGGCAGCCCTTTAATCTCCCCCTTATTTGCCACAGTCAATGTTTTCGCGGGATACACATTTATAGTCTATGTTGTAATCCCCACAGCCTATTGGGGGTTTAACTTATATAGTGCAAATAGATTCCCCATTTTCTCCTCCCAGTTGTTCACAGCGCAAGGTCAAAGGTACAAGATAACAGCAATTGTAAATGACAAGTTCGAGTTGGACATCCCAAAGTATGAGGAGCAAGGTCGAATTCATTTAAGCGCATTCTTTGCTCTCACCTATGGCTTTGGTTTTGCCACCATTGCATCAACACTAACTCACGTGGCCTTCTTCTACGGCAG AGAAATCTACGAGCGCTATCGTGCTTCTCATAAAGGGAAGGCGGATATCCATACAAAATTGATGAGGAGATACAAAGACATACCCTCATGGTGGTTTCATTTGTTGCTCGTTGTAATTCTGGTTGTATCTCTTCTTCTATGCATCCTCATGAATGATCAGGTCCAATTACCATGGTGGGGGCTTCTCTTTGCTAGTGCCCTTGCATTTGTATTCACCCTTCCCATTAGTATCATCACTGCCACAACAAATCAG ACACCGGGATTAAATGTAATCACAGAATACCTAATGGGCATCATATTACCAGGAAGACCTATAGCAAATGTTTGCTTCAAAACATATGGATACATCAGCATGGTTCAGGCTGTTTTCTTTCTCAGTGATTTTAAGCTGGGACACTACATGAAGATACCTCCAAGATCAATGTTCTTAGTTCAG TTGATAGGTACAATTCTTGCTGGAACCGTCAACATTGCAGTGGCATGGTGGCTGCTGAACTCTGTCACCAACATATGCCAAGATGATCTCCTTCCCTCGGATAGTCCCTGGACCTGTCCAAGTGACCGGGTTTTCTTTGATGCCTCTGTCATATGGGGGTTGGCTGGACCTAGACGGATCTTTGGAGCACTCGGTAACTATCGAGAAATAAACTGGTTTTTCCTTGGAGGTGCAATAGGACCGATCATAGTATGGCTATTACACAAGGCgtttcccaagcaatcttggaTTCCTCTGATTAATCTTCCAGTCTTATTAGGGGCGACAGGAATGATGCCACCAGCTACACCATTAAACTACAATGCTTGGGTTCTAGTTGGAACAATATTCAATTTCTTCGTCTTCCGATATCGAAAGCAGTGGTGGCAGAGATACAACTATGTCCTCTCGGCAGCCCTAGACGCGGGAACGGCATTCATGGCCGTGCTTTTATACTTTTCAGTGGGCATGGAGAATAAAAGCATTACTTGGTGGGGAACAAATGGAGAACACTGTGAACTAGCAGCGTGCCCAACAGCTAAAGGCATAGAGGTTGATGGTTGCCCAATCAACTGA
- the LOC104420830 gene encoding oligopeptide transporter 4 isoform X1, whose amino-acid sequence MSTLELQPPPTTRPSELDDAVDEDDLSPIEEVRLTVTNTDDPTLPVWTFRMWFLGLLSCALLSFINQFMAFRTEPLIVTQITVLVATLPIGRFMAATLPKAKFRIPGFGSQLFSLNPGPFNLKEHVLISVFANAGSGTAYGIGIVTIIKAFYHRSISFFAGWLLIITTQVLGYGWAGLLRKYVVEPAHMWWPSALVQVSFFRALHERDEQRMSRAKFFVIVLICSFSWYVVPGYLFSTLTNVSWVCWVFSNSVTAQQIGSGMRGLGLGALTLDWTTVASFLSSPLVCPFFAIVNIFVGYALIIYVVMPIAYWGFNLYGANRFPIFSSHLFTAQGERYDITAIVNDKFELDIPKYEEQGRIHLSMFFALFYGFGFATIASTITHVTFFYGREIYERYRDSHKGKADIHTKLMRRYKDIPSWWFHLLLIVSLVVSLALCIFLNDQVQMPWWGLLFGSTLAFVFTLPISIITATTNQTPGLNIITEYIMGIILPGRPIANVCFKTYGYISMAQAVFFLNDFKLGHYMKIPPRSMFLVQFIGTILAGTINIAVAWWLLNSVTNICQDDLLPPDSPWTCPGDRVFFDASVIWGLVGPRRIFGTLGNYQAMNWFFLGGAIGPIIVWLLHKTFPKQSWIPLINLPVLLGATGMMPAATPLNYSAWILVGTIFNFFIFRYRKQWWQRYNYVLSAALDAGVAFMAVLLYFAVNIENKSLTWWGTNGEHCELAACPTAKGIEVDGCPVN is encoded by the exons ATGAGCACGCTGGAGCTCCAACCACCACCCACCACCAGACCATCCGAGCTCGACGATGCCGTCGATGAGGACGACCTCTCGCCCATCGAGGAGGTCCGCCTCACCGTGACCAACACCGACGACCCCACCTTGCCGGTCTGGACCTTCCGCATGTGGTTCTTGGGCCTCCTCTCTTGTGCCCTCCTCTCTTTCATCAACCAGTTCATGGCCTTCCGAACTGAGCCCCTCATAGTCACCCAGATCACTGTCCTGGTCGCCACGCTCCCCATTGGCCGCTTCATGGCCGCGACACTGCCCAAGGCCAAGTTCCGGATCCCCGGGTTCGGGTCCCAGCTCTTCTCGCTCAACCCTGGCCCGTTCAACTTGAAGGAACACGTGCTCATCTCCGTATTCGCCAATGCTGGATCCGGGACGGCTTATGGCATCGGGATTGTGACCATCATCAAGGCGTTTTATCACCGAAGCATTTCGTTCTTTGCCGGATGGCTTCTCATCATCACGACGCAG GTGTTGGGATACGGATGGGCAGGGCTGTTGAGGAAATACGTTGTGGAACCAGCTCACATGTGGTGGCCTTCTGCCCTCGTCCAAGTCTCCTTTTTCCG GGCTTTACATGAGAGGGACGAACAGCGCATGTCACGGGCAAAATTCTTTGTCATTGTACTGATCTGCAGCTTCTCATGGTACGTTGTCCCCGGATACCTCTTTTCCACGCTCACCAATGTATCATGGGTCTGCTGGGTATTCTCCAATTCAGTCACCGCCCAGCAGATTGGCTCGGGTATGCGAGGCCTTGGACTTGGAGCCTTGACGCTCGACTGGACAACGGTGGCATCCTTCCTGTCCAGCCCTCTAGTCTGCCCCTTCTTTGCCATAGTCAACATTTTTGTGGGATACGCATTAATAATCTATGTCGTAATGCCCATAGCCTATTGGGGGTTTAACCTGTATGGTGCAAATAGATTCCCCATTTTTTCCTCGCACTTGTTCACGGCGCAAGGTGAAAGGTACGATATAACAGCAATTGTAAACGACAAGTTTGAGTTGGACATTCCAAAGTACGAGGAGCAAGGCCGAATTCATTTAAGCATGTTCTTTGCTCTCTTTTATGGCTTTGGTTTTGCGACCATTGCATCAACAATAACTCATGTGACCTTCTTCTATGGCAG AGAGATCTATGAGCGCTATCGTGATTCTCACAAAGGGAAGGCAGATATCCATACAAAATTGATGAGGCGATACAAAGACATACCCTCATGGTGGTTTCACTTGTTGCTCATTGTAAGTCTGGTGGTGTCTCTTGCTCTATGCATCTTCCTGAATGATCAGGTCCAAATGCCATGGTGGGGGCTTCTCTTTGGTAGCACCCTTGCATTTGTGTTCACCCTTCCCATTAGTATCATCACCGCCACAACAAATCAG ACACCGGGACTAAATATAATCACAGAATACATAATGGGCATCATATTGCCAGGAAGACCTATAGCAAATGTTTGCTTTAAAACATATGGATACATCAGCATGGCTCAGGctgttttctttctcaatgaTTTTAAGCTGGGACACTACATGAAGATACCTCCAAGATCGATGTTCTTAGTTCAG TTCATAGGTACAATTCTTGCTGGAACTATCAACATTGCAGTGGCATGGTGGCTGCTGAACTCTGTAACCAACATATGCCAAGACGATCTCCTTCCACCGGATAGTCCATGGACATGTCCAGGTGACCGAGTTTTCTTTGATGCATCTGTCATATGGGGGTTAGTTGGACCCAGACGGATCTTTGGAACACTTGGAAACTATCAAGCCATGAACTGGTTTTTCCTTGGAGGTGCAATAGGACCTATTATAGTATGGCTCCTACACAAGACGTTCCCCAAGCAATCTTGGATTCCTCTTATTAATCTTCCAGTCTTATTAGGGGCAACAGGAATGATGCCAGCAGCTACACCATTAAACTACAGTGCCTGGATTCTAGTAGGAACaatattcaatttcttcatcttccgGTATCGAAAGCAGTGGTGGCAGAGATACAACTATGTTCTCTCAGCAGCCCTGGATGCAGGAGTGGCATTCATGGCTGTGCTTTTATACTTTGCGGTCAACATTGAGAATAAAAGTTTAACTTGGTGGGGAACAAATGGAGAACATTGTGAATTAGCAGCATGTCCAACAGCCAAAGGCATAGAGGTTGATGGTTGCCCAGTCAACTAA